The Variovorax sp. S12S4 genome includes the window CGAGGTGCCGAGCGATAGCTTTTCGTCGCCGGCGGCCGTGGGTTCGAAGGACAGCACGTAGTCGGCCTGCTTGGCTTCTTCCTGGATCAGGTCGCGCGAGCCGAAGGAGCCTTTTTCCTCGTCGGTGTTGAAGAGCACGGTGATGGTGCCGTAGTCGCGCACGCCGTAGTCCTTGAGCAGCTTCAGCGTGTGCAGGATGACGGCGTTGCCGCCCTTGTCGTCGGCAATGCCGGGGCCGTAGGCCTTGTTGCCCTCGATGCGGAAAGGCGCCTTCGCGAGCGTGCCCTTGAGGTACACGGTGTCCATGTGCGACATCAGCAGCAGGTTCTTGCCGCCCCTGCCCTTGATCTTGCCGACGATGTTGTCGCCCACCGCGAGCCCGGCCGACTTGCTGCGCGTGACGGTGAAGCCGAGGTTCTTGAGTTCGGCCTCGAGATAGTTGCCGGCAGCCGCAATGCCTTCGGCATCGCCCGTGCCGGTTTCGATGTTGACGAGCTGCTCCAGCGTCTTGAGCACCGCGGGCTGCGCATCGGTCGCGGCCTGGAAGAGCACGTTGTCGCGTTTCTGCGCCCAGCCGGCGGCGGGCGCAAGAAAGGCGCCGGCGAGCAAGGCCGTCATGACGGTACGTTGGATGGATGGGCGCATGAAGAACCTCCTGGCGTCTGCGATATTTTTGAAGAAAAACCACGAAGCGCCCCGGCAAGGGGCGCTTGTGGCGGTCGTTTTTATCAGAGCAATTCGAGTGCCACGGCGGTGCCCTCGCCGCCGCCGATGCACAGCGTGGCCACGCCGCGCTTCTTGCCGCGCGCCTTCAGCGCATGAATGAGCGTGACCATGATGCGCGCGCCGCTGGCGCCGATGGGGTGGCCCAGCGCACAGGCGCCGCCGTTCACGTTGACGATTTCGTGCGACACGTCGAGCTCATGCATCAGAGCCATCGGCACCACGGCGAAAGCTTCGTTCACTTCCCACAGATCGACGTCCTTGACCGTCCAGCCGGTCTTCTTGAACAGCTTGGCCACGGCGCCGACCGGTGCGGTGGAAAACCACTCGGGCTGCTGCGCATGCGTGGCATGGCCGACGATGCGCGCGATGGGCTTGGCGCCGATCTTCTTCGCGTGCGACTCGGTCATCATCACCAGCGCCGCGGCACCGTCGTTGATCGACGAGCTCGATGCGGCGGTGATGGTGCCGTTCTCTTTCTTGAACGCGGGCTTGAGCGTGGCAATCTTGTCGAGCTTGACCTTGCCCGGACCCTCGTCGATGGAAATGACGGTGTCGCCGCCGCGGCCCTTCACGGTGACGGGCGTGATCTCGTCCTTGAACGCGCCGGACTCGGTGGCCGCCTTGGCGCGCTGCACGCTGGCAATGGCAAAGGCGTCTTGCTGCTCGCGCGTGAACTTGTACTTGGCGGCGCAGTCTTCGCCGAAGGTGCCCATCGAGCGGCCCGGCTGGTAGGCGTCTTCGAGGCCGTCGAGCATCATGTGGTCATAGATCTTGTCGTGGCCCATGCGGTAGCCGCCGCGGCCCTTGAGCATGAGGTAGGGCGCGTTGGTCATGCTTTCCATGCCGCCTGCCACCATCACCTCGTGCGTGCCGGCCAGCAGCAAATCATGCGCGAGCATGGCGGCCTTCATGGCCGAGCCGCACATCTTGCTGAGCGTGACCGCGCCCGCGCTGTCGGGCAGGCCGCCCTTGTAGGCAGCCTGGCGCGCCGGCGCCTGGCCCTGGCCCGCCATGAGGCAGTTGCCGAACAGCACTTCGCCCACGCTGTCGGGTGCAATGCCGGCGCGCTCCACGGCGGCCTTGATGGCGGCGCCGCCGAGGTCGTGCGCGGAGAGGGAAGAAAAGTCGCCTTGGAAGCTACCCATGGGGGTGCGGGCGGCGCCGACGATAACGATGGATTCGGACATGGTGATCTCCTTCGGAAAGTTGAAAGGTGTCGCGGTGGACCGGGGTCTCAATCAAAAATGCGTCGCATGTCCGTCGTGCGGAAAGCGCTGCGCTTCTTCGTACGGGAACACATCGAGCATCTGCCCGGCCTGGATGCGTTCCTTGTGGTGCTGCCAGAAGGCGGCGTCGAGCAGGTCGGCGTGGTGCGCCATGAAGGCTTCGCGCACCGCGTCGTTGCCCAGCAGGAAGGGGCCGAAGGTTTCAGGAAACACGTCCTTCGGGCCCACTGAGTACCAGACCTCGCCGCTCATCTCGTCTTCCTCGTTGCGCGCCGCGGGCACCTTGCGGAACTGGCAATCGGTGATGTATTCGATTTCGTCGTAGTCGTAGAACACGACCTTGCCTCCGCGCGTGACGCCGAAGTTCTTCCACAGCATGTCGCCAGGAAAGATGTTGGCGGCCACCATGTCCTTGATGGCGTTGCCGTATTCGACGACCGCGTGTTCCAGCTGCTCTTGCGCGCGCTTGGCATGCGCCGGGCTCTCCGGGTTGGCCAGCGTGTCGAAGGCTTCCTGCAGAAAGATGTTGAGCGGGATCATGCGGCGCTCGATGTAGACGTGCTTGAGCACCAGCTCCATCTCCCCGTTGCCGTCGCGGTCGGCAATCTCGAGCTGGCTGGGCGCGAACTTCTGGATTTCCTCGATCAGCTCGGGCTCGAAGCGGTCGAGCGGAAAACCCACGTCGCTGTACTCCAGCGTGTCGGCCATGCGGCCGACGCGGTCGTGCTGCTTCACCAGCAGGTACTTGCCCTTGATCTGCTCGCGCGTGGTGTCTTTCTGCGGCGGATAGAAGTCCTTGATGACCTTGAACACGAAAGGAAACGAAGGCAGGTCGAACACCAGCATGACCATGCCCTTGATGCCCGGTGCAATGCGGAAGCGGTCGCTCGAATAATTGAGGTGCGAAAGAAAGTCGCGGTAGAACAGCGTCTTGCCCTGCTTTGCGAGGCCCAGCGCGTTGTAGATTTCGGCGCGCGGCTTGCGCGGCATGAGCGAGCGCAGGAACTGCACGCACGCCGAGGGCACTTCCATGTCGACCATGAAGTAGGCGCGCGCAAAGCTGAAGAGCATCTGCAGGTCGTCTTCGCCGAAGAGCGCCGCATCCACGTAGAACTTGCCATGCCTGTCGTGCAGTATGGGCAGCGAGAACGGCAGCTCGACAAAGCCGTTCATGATCTTGCCGACGACGTAGGCGCCCTTGTTGCGGTAGAACAGGCCCGAGAGCACCTGGATCTGGAAGTTGGCGCGCAGCTTCACCTGGTGAAAGCGCCCCATGATCGCGTGCGCCACGCGCTCGGCATCGCGCCGCTTGTTGGCAAAGCTGCCCTGCAGGCCGTAGTCGTCCAGCATCTGCTCGATGGTGTCGGCCAGCGTGTCGTGCGATGGGTAGTAGGGCCTGTACGTGGGCGCGCCGCGCGGCTCGATGTATTCGGTGCTGATGGCCGGCCGAACGAAGATGAAGTCGTTCTGAAAGTAGGCGCGGTGCAGGATCTTCGTCGTGACCGAGTTGAAGAAGCTCTCGGCCAGCTCGGGCTGGTGGTGGTCCACCAGAAGGCCGATGAAGTGCAGCTTGACCTGGTGCCACACCTCCATCGGCTGGTCGCCGGCCTTGAACTCCTTCTCGAGCCGGGCCACGGCTTCGTTCACCCGCAGGTCATAGAACTCGATGCGCTCGCGCTGCGCGCGCTGCTGGCCGTGCCAGTCGGCCGTTTCAAAGCGGTGCTTGGCACGGGCCGATTCGGCGCGGAAGAGGCTGTAATGGCGGTTGAACCCATCGATCATCGCCTTGGCGATGTCGTAAGCCAGCGGCGAATCGAGGCGCTGCGGGAACATGGGTTCAGCCGGTTTTCGTTTCGTCGCCTGCAGCGGCCTGGACGGCTTGTACGGCTGAAATGGCCGGAATGGCTTCAACGGCGATTCCGTCGGCGCCCGCCTGGCCGGACGGCGACGCGCCCAGCGGCTTGCTCCACTTGTAGCGAATGCGCTGAACCGCCGCCTTATACACCGCGTCCAGCGGCTTGGCGCCGTCGACGTTCAGGCCCAGGTCCTGCAGCAGGCCGTCGTGCACGCCGAAGGTCCAGCCGTGGATCTTGACCTTCTGGCCGCGTCCCCAGGCATCGACCATGACGGTGCTGACGGCCACGTTGACCACCTGCTCGGCCACGTTGAGCTCGCACAGCGCATCGACGCGCACGTCTTCGGGCAGGCTGTCGAGCATCACGGCGTGGCGGTCGCGCACGTCCTGGATGTGGCGGATCCAGTTGTCGGCCAGGCCGATACGCTTGCCGCTGAGCGCCGCCTTGACGCCCGCGCAGCCGTAATGGCCCACCACCATGATGTGCTCGACCTTCAGGTGC containing:
- a CDS encoding acetyl-CoA C-acyltransferase, with translation MSESIVIVGAARTPMGSFQGDFSSLSAHDLGGAAIKAAVERAGIAPDSVGEVLFGNCLMAGQGQAPARQAAYKGGLPDSAGAVTLSKMCGSAMKAAMLAHDLLLAGTHEVMVAGGMESMTNAPYLMLKGRGGYRMGHDKIYDHMMLDGLEDAYQPGRSMGTFGEDCAAKYKFTREQQDAFAIASVQRAKAATESGAFKDEITPVTVKGRGGDTVISIDEGPGKVKLDKIATLKPAFKKENGTITAASSSSINDGAAALVMMTESHAKKIGAKPIARIVGHATHAQQPEWFSTAPVGAVAKLFKKTGWTVKDVDLWEVNEAFAVVPMALMHELDVSHEIVNVNGGACALGHPIGASGARIMVTLIHALKARGKKRGVATLCIGGGEGTAVALELL
- a CDS encoding glutamate carboxypeptidase; its protein translation is MRPSIQRTVMTALLAGAFLAPAAGWAQKRDNVLFQAATDAQPAVLKTLEQLVNIETGTGDAEGIAAAGNYLEAELKNLGFTVTRSKSAGLAVGDNIVGKIKGRGGKNLLLMSHMDTVYLKGTLAKAPFRIEGNKAYGPGIADDKGGNAVILHTLKLLKDYGVRDYGTITVLFNTDEEKGSFGSRDLIQEEAKQADYVLSFEPTAAGDEKLSLGTSGIAYVQVNITGKASHAGAAPDLGVNALVEASDLVLRTMSIDDKAKHLRFNWTIAKAGSVSNIIPASATLNADVRYAQNEDFEAAMKTLEEKAQQKKLPESDVKVLITRGRPAFNAGEGGKKLVEKAVAFYKEAGGTLGVEERTGGGTDAAYAALSGKPVIESLGLPGFGYHSDKAEYVDISAIPRRLYMAARLIMDLGAGK
- the aceK gene encoding bifunctional isocitrate dehydrogenase kinase/phosphatase, coding for MFPQRLDSPLAYDIAKAMIDGFNRHYSLFRAESARAKHRFETADWHGQQRAQRERIEFYDLRVNEAVARLEKEFKAGDQPMEVWHQVKLHFIGLLVDHHQPELAESFFNSVTTKILHRAYFQNDFIFVRPAISTEYIEPRGAPTYRPYYPSHDTLADTIEQMLDDYGLQGSFANKRRDAERVAHAIMGRFHQVKLRANFQIQVLSGLFYRNKGAYVVGKIMNGFVELPFSLPILHDRHGKFYVDAALFGEDDLQMLFSFARAYFMVDMEVPSACVQFLRSLMPRKPRAEIYNALGLAKQGKTLFYRDFLSHLNYSSDRFRIAPGIKGMVMLVFDLPSFPFVFKVIKDFYPPQKDTTREQIKGKYLLVKQHDRVGRMADTLEYSDVGFPLDRFEPELIEEIQKFAPSQLEIADRDGNGEMELVLKHVYIERRMIPLNIFLQEAFDTLANPESPAHAKRAQEQLEHAVVEYGNAIKDMVAANIFPGDMLWKNFGVTRGGKVVFYDYDEIEYITDCQFRKVPAARNEEDEMSGEVWYSVGPKDVFPETFGPFLLGNDAVREAFMAHHADLLDAAFWQHHKERIQAGQMLDVFPYEEAQRFPHDGHATHF
- the can gene encoding carbonate dehydratase; translation: MSDNLDDLFAHNRAWSAQMERDRPGFFTSLVKQQTPRYMWIGCSDSRVPANQITGLEPGEVFVHRNVANIVVHSDLNALSAIQFAVEHLKVEHIMVVGHYGCAGVKAALSGKRIGLADNWIRHIQDVRDRHAVMLDSLPEDVRVDALCELNVAEQVVNVAVSTVMVDAWGRGQKVKIHGWTFGVHDGLLQDLGLNVDGAKPLDAVYKAAVQRIRYKWSKPLGASPSGQAGADGIAVEAIPAISAVQAVQAAAGDETKTG